The Candidatus Nitrosocaldus cavascurensis genome segment TGCTTACAACATCTGAGAGCTTGCTGTGAGCCTCAACAACAGCTACATCAACAAGCCCTGACCTTATCTGCATGAACCCAGTTATCAACCCATATAGCCCATCTGCAGCAACTGTGCATAATGGTCTTAGCACAGCACCAAGTTGGTCTGGCATATACTCATCTGATATCATGTTGCCTTCCCAGAAGTCCTCCGTGCAGCATATGAAACTTATTCTATCCTCCTTCCTAACTATGATGCCTGCATCCTCATACGCCATCCTTGCAGCAAGGAACATGAGCTCCTTGTAGGAGTAGCGTGTTGTGCTAGTGCTAGTGTTAGTATTAGTAGTATCTGAATTGGATGGATGATCTTTGGTTGATGCCCTCTCAGCAAAACCAGCATAGCCTATACCAACTATCCCTACCCTCTCCCCTTTAGGTATGATATCCATCACCTCTATAATCATCAGTAAAGATCATCCTCATCACCATCCTTTAAGTTGAAGATCGTGCATCTACCCATATAACACCCCATAGAAGGTGCTCAGAGCGGTACCAACTGCCTCATAGCCAATCTAGCATAGATCTTGTTATACTCACCATCCTTGAACAATGTGTAGAGCTCGTCCATGAACTTGATCACCTTATCCTTACCTTCACCATCTAGAGTGATGAGGTTCATTGCTGCCCTTAGTGATGCCTTTGTTATCCTATGATCAGTGTATGCCAATGCATCATCCATCTCCAACCCCTTCCTTACAACATACTCAACTAGAGTGTTGAATATATCGATGTTCCTTGCCCTAACATGTGCAAAGCCCCTTATGTACTGTGCATAATCTGCAACCATACATGCAAGTTCATAATCTATCATGGCTAGATCCTTAACCACTCTTGTGAAGTGCTCAACGAACTCCATCTCCTTGTTGTACCTTACAGAGTGCTTGTGCATGAACGAGAGCTTCCAGAGTAACCAGAGTCTGATATAACCTCCTATGCTTGTTAGGTCTATTGAGATGGGTTTACCATCGTACCTCCTCCTCTCTATATACTCTGGCCATGAAGGGATCAACCTGCATATCGTATCATGGATGCGTTTTGGTACCATACCATACATCTCCTCAACGTTTGGTTGTAGCAGTGCCTCAACCTTAACTATAACATCCTTTCCCTTGCCATATGCATCTCTATAATGGAGTGTATCTGTTATAACCTTCCTTGACTTTATCCTTGCAACCTCAAATGGTCCCTCCCATCTCATCAATCTTCCAGCAAGGTGCATTGCATATATCCTACTAAGCCTGAACGTACCATCGCCCCTCTCCCTATCTATGTTAATAATAGCCAGCACCATCCTCATGTACCTATCTGCATGGTGCCAGCCCTCGAACTCTACAAGTTGCCCTATACCTTCAGCAATTATCTTGATGAGAGTATCTGGTATACTTCTATCGTTATTACTACTATCATTATTGTTGTTGTTAGCACTCAACCTCTTGATCAACTCTACATACCTATCAGCATCCCTCTTACCCCTTGAGAGCATAACCCTTCTATGGTTCCTAGAGAGTATCTCTTCCATACTCTGCTCAGTTATATCTGTGGTATCTGCAGTTACCTCCCTCTTCTTCCTCATCATCATAACCCCAGCATCTCTGTTGCTATCCTCCAACAACATCATCATGATATGCTTATAACCTATCTTGAATGCTTCTATGTTATCATCCATGACTTTACCAGAGAACCTCTCCTCTATAGCATCTATATATGAGTCCTTGCTTATTGGTAGTGCATTTGATGCTGCAAGAGCACCTAGTAGTATGGTATTTGCATACACAGGCTTCATACCATGTGCAAGTGCAAGTTCATGTGCATCTATACCAAGATATCGCCCAACTAGCCTCTTGAGCACTGCTATCTGCTCATCTACAGGGATCAGGTTCTTTGTTATGGGCATCTTCTCAACGGTTGTTAAAAACCTATGCTCATTGACTATTGCTGTAGAGTCAGCCTTGAGTAGACCATCACCTGCAAACCTAACAGCCTCTGCAAGCTCTTGCGCTACCATAACATCAACACTAGCGGTATGAAACCTCTCAGCAATTACCACCCTCTCAGGCAACTCAAACTCGAGTGGGGATACAAAGGCTACAGCACTATACACGGAGCCATTCCTCTGTGCAAGCCCTGGTATCATGTACCTATACTCGAGGTCTGTCCTATATGCTATCCTATCAAGCATGCCATTCTCCTTTGCAATCCTCTCCCTCTCTATAATCACTGCCCTGTATAGTACCTCGCTTATCGTGCCTCCACCCTGACCTCCAACAGATGGTACAAGCACTCTATACACCCTTAGCCTGCTACTGAGCATCGTATCTCACCCTAGATGCCACCTCCTACACCATCTTGCCTCCCCATCATCCCCTTCTCACCCCTACTCTCTACCTTCCATCCATCCACCTTTGCTCCTCTCCCCATAAGCATCCTTATAGCATACATATTCAGTCTATGCATGAACCTCTCCCACCTTGTTGGGTTATACACTATCCTTACCCTGTAGGTTGATGGACAGAGCCCAAATATGCTGGTTATACCACATATACCACAACCAGTGCATGTATCCTCAGTCTGCTTTATGTAACCTGTCCTCAATGGGTTTGGGTTCTTGACCATGGTTACACTTGGACAACCAGAGTACTTCTCACATGGGAAGCAGCCAGAGCATATCTCCTCATCTATCCTGTACTTGACCTGCTCAACCCTCCTCCCTTTATCTATCATGCTCTCAATTACTGGTTGCTCCCTCCTCATCCTTGCTAGTGTACACTCACCATCACATATTATGACACGTACACCCTTCTCTACCATATATGCCTCGAGCATAGTCTCAAGCGTGCTATAGAAGTCGAATGGGTTTACTCTCCTTATCCATCTTACCCCATGTGCCCTTAGTATAGACTCTATACTTGCTCTTGTTGGGAACTCTCCAGCATAGTTCATGCTTAAAGGTTCTCCTTGGGTTGTTGCAGTAGTAGTGCTATGGACCTTGCTTGCAGGGTTTGGCTGGTGCCCTGTCATTGCTGTCCAGTAGTTCTCAAATATGATGAAGATTATGTTAACATCGCTATCATTGCTTATGTTATATAGTAGGTTATCAACATTAGTTACCCCTCTATGGAAGAACGTACCATCGCCCATTACTGCTATAACCCTCCTCTTGTATAACTTTGATAACCCAAGTGCAGAGTCAAGGGAGGTCCCCATACCTGTAAATGTATCTGATGCCTCAAATGGAGGTAGACGTGCCATTGTGTAGCACCCGCTATCCCCAGTGTATATACTCCTCCCAAAACGTTCATCAAGCCATCTTATTGCAGTGAATATAGGCCTCTCTGGGCAGCCAGTGCAGAACGTTGGGTTCCTTGCAACCCTCACCTTAAGCGTGCTCCTTATAGCCCTCTCCTTATGCTTCATGATCTCTGAGAGCCTCTCCCTAGGCATGGTATAGTAAGGTTCTACAAGCGAGAGCATCCTAGACAATGATTCAAGCAGTGCATCAACATCCAATGCACCTGTAGGTGGTATGAACCCTCCATTGCTCATCTTGCCATATACCTTGCTGTTGATACCTGCAGCATGTAGTATGCTCCTTATACTCTCCTCTATGTAGAATGGTGCTCCCTCCTCCACTATAAAGAGCATCTCCTTGTCAGCAGCAAACCTTATGATCTCCTCTGGCACTATAGGATAAACAACGTTAAGGTTGAGTAGATCGTATACACAACTCCCACTCACATCTGCCCTACCAAGTTCATACATGGCTGTTATAAAAGAGTTGAATATTCCACCATGGGTTATGAACCCTATATTGCTACCCTTGCTACTACTGATGCTATTTCTACTACCACTCTTCTCTTCTCTGCTATCACCAATTATGTAGTCGTTAAGCCTATTGCTTGCTATGTAATCCATAGCCCTGGGTATCCTCTCACTGTACTTCTCTACCGCATGCAACTTTGCGGTATCTGTTAACGTATACCTGCTCAGATCTGGCTCCCATATGCTCTTCCTATCCTTAACGCTTACCTCTGGCCTCTTTATATCATCCTCACATACTATAGAGCCTATGCAGTTTGCTGCCATTGGTCTTAGAAGTAGCATAACTGGCATGTTTGAGTACTCTGAGAGCCTGAATGCATGCTTTGCTAGCCTGTATACATGCATTGGGCTCCCTATAGGGTCTATAACTGGGATAGCAAACCCCTTGCCGTACATGTAGCTCTTCATCTCAACTGTAGTACTCTCAGTCTCATAATCCTCCCCAACCACTATCACAGCGGAGCCCACTGTACCAGATGAGGTTATGTGAGCAAGTACATCTGCAGCAACATTGGTCCCAACAACCTTCCAGTTAACAAACCCATGTATCCTATCGTACACTGATGCAAGTAACTTTGTTGCAGCAGATGCCTCGTTGGTTGATGACTCGAAGAATATGCCTAGATCCTTCAGTAACGTGCTTGACTCTGATAGCATATCTATTAGGTCTGCTGTTGGTGCACCAGGATAGCCAGCAGCATAACTTATCCCTGACTCTAACGCTGCCCTTATTATTGCTAGAGGAGCGTCAACAACTATACGCTCCCCCTTCCTTGCTAGTAGTAGATCTAGTGTATCCCTCCTCTTCCTTATCCTATCCTCAGCACCCTTAGGAGGGATGTACCTCTCTCTTGTTATCATAAAATATTTACGTTAACCCCATTCATTAACGTTACCTTTAATAATGTATAATCTATCTATTGGATGCTAGATTGATCTACTATCTAACTCCAATCCATGCTTTAGTGTAAGTATTACATGTTATAATTATATAAATGAAAAATAGAAAGGTAAATAGATGGTAACCAGTTGGTATGACATAAGATGTGATGTGCCCAAAAAGGTTAATACATAATCTAGGTATCTAGATATAGATGACACTCTTCAAGCAAGAGTTAAGGCAGGCTTTGAGCATCTTCTATCAGCCAAAGAGTGATCATGCACTACAACTGCTAGAGTCTCTAGGCGATATTATGGAGAGGTATGTGATGCCAGATGCAAGGAGGATAGATGCCGAAGGGGTATTCCCAATTGAGAGTGTTAAGAGGCTCTCAGATCATGGGTTTTGTAAGATCCCATTCAAGGCAAGGTATGGAGGGTTTGAACTACCATACCCAATATACATCTCTGCTCTAGAGATGCTTGGTATGGCATGTGCAAGCACTGGGCTCTCACTTGCAATACACTGTACGGTATGCTCTGGCATAGAGATGTTTGGTAACGAGGAGCAGAAGGAGAGGTATCTGAAGCCACTCATAGATGGTAGGATGCTAGGGGCATTTGCATTAACTGAGCCTGAGGCTGGTTCAGATGCAAAAGCAGTAAAGACAAGGGCTAGGCTTGATGGTGATGGTAAGAACAGCAACTACTACATAATAGATGGGAGGAAGAGGTTCATAACAAATGGGGGTGTTGCAGATGTATACTTTGTATTTGCTGTAACAGATAATGGATACTCTCTCTTCCTAGTTGATAAGGATAGCCCTGGCTTAAAGGTTGGTAGATGTATGGATAAGATGGGTGTTAGAGGTTCTCCCCTAGTGGAGTTGCAGTTAGATGAGTGTATGGTTCCAAGGGAGAACCTAGTGGGAGAGGAGGGTAAAGGCTACCATTATGCCATGGAGATGCTTCATACTGGTAGGATTGGGATAGCAGCACTCTCCGTTGGTATAGCACAGATAGCATTCGAGAAGTCGCTAGAGTATAGCAAGAGGAGGCAAGCATTCGGTAAGCCAATAGCAGAGTTTCAGATGATAAGAGAGAAGCTTGCAGATATGCATATGATGATCTCTGCAGCAAGGTATCTAACCTTAAGTGCAGCATGGGCTAAGCATAATGGGTTAGATGATTATGCATTGAAGGCTGCAGAGGCAAAGCTCTTTGCATCTGAGACAGCAAAGATGGTGAGTGATGAGGCAATACAGATACATGGCGCATATGGGTATGTTGATGAGTTCGATGTTAATAGGCACTGGAGGGATGCAAGGATGATGAGTATAGGGGAAGGTACATCGGAGATAATGAGGCTTATAATATCACATAGACTATTAAGGAGATCAGACGAATCTGATTCATGATTATCATGATGATCATGAAGAAGAATAATACTTGAATGAAGATGCCATGCTTATCAATAATAAATAATATAATATAATATAAATATAACATTAATCCATAGCCACTAATGACAATATCTACAATGTATGCTACACCAAACTAAATTGAATTAAATCAGCCCCATAATATTGATGGTATGGAGATCCGTAATGAGTTAGCTCCTGTTTAACATCATAATAGTATGATCAATAAAGCAATCTAAATAGTTAACATATAATCAGCCAGCCTTGCATCTCTTGCATCTCTAATAAGCATACAAAGATAGATCACTCAACCAACGCTAATACCTGCCTTTATACATGACATGAACATATCTGCAGCGTCCTCTGTAACCTTCTGTATGAGAGACCTTGGTACGGTCCTGAGCAACCCATGTGTATCAGCAACAACACTTGCTATCAAACAATCCTGCATAAATGAGATCATAAGCATGGCATCGAACGATGAGCCTATAGATGAACCCTTAACCTTTACCTTTAACTGTTTCATATCCTCATCTATGCTTAATATCTCACTCTCTATGCTTAGCCTCCCCCTTATGAATGAGTATGGTGGCTTTACCTTAGCCTTGAGTATAGAGCCCTCAACATACACATCCTCTGCATGAGGTATACATCTTGCTATCCTCTGTACATCCTTCAATCTACTCCAGAGTGTATTGGGCTCTATACCATCAAATGCATACCTCCTCTCCAACTCTATATGCACAAAATATATAATTGCAAGGGTTAGAAAAGTATTGTGGAGGCTGATAGACTTAGGGAGGATGTTGATAAGTTCTGTAGAGAACTCAGACCTATAGAGGATCTAGCATACCTTGAGAGGAAGCATAACGATATGCTCATACCTTTAGCAAAGAAGTACAATCTACTAGGCATGATAGTGTCAAGGGATTATGGTGGCAGGGATGCAGATAACATAACATACATAAAGGCACTAGAGCGTATAGGCATGGAAGGGAGTGGCATAAGATCCTTCTTCTCAGTGCATACATCACTTGCGCAGAGGCTATTGATGCGTTATGGTAGTGAAGAGCAGAAGGAGCGTTACCTGAAGCCATCTGCTAGAGGGGATAAGATATTTGCATTTGCATTGACAGAGCCAGATGCTGGTAGCAACCCTCTTGAGATGAAGACAACATACCATAGCGTTGAGGATGTAGATGGGCATTATTATCTGCTCAATGGCACAAAGTACTTGATAACAAACGCTACTATAGCTGATGCAATTATAGTATTTGCAAAGGATAGTAGTAACAGCATGAGGATGAGTGCATTCATAGTTGATGCTGACAGGGAAGGGATAGAGAGGGAACCTCTAGTTGCAAAGATGGGTACACCAACAACAGATACAGGCATGTTTGAACTCAAGGACTACAAAGTGCCTAGAGGTAATCTGATTGGTAAGGAGGGTGAAGGATGGAAGATAGCAAAGGAGGCACTCATAGATGGTAGGCTGAGTGTTGCTGCTGGATGTGTTGGGAGCATAAAAGACTGCCTTATAGAGGCAGTAAGGTATGCTAAGGAGAGGGTACAGTATGGGAAGCCTATAGGGAAGCACCAACTGGTGCAGGAGCATATAGCTATGATAGAGCTTGATTATAAAGCAGCAAGGAGCATGGTAAGGCATGCTCTCCTAATGAAGGAGAGATGGGATAGAGAGCCAGGTGATGAGGTAAAGAAGAGGGCAGCAGATCTTGCTGTTGCTGAAGCAAAATTGTTTGCTGTTAATGCTGCATACGATGCTGCCGATAGAGCATTGCAGATATATGGAGGAAGAGGATGGTCATACCTGTATAGACCAGCAAGGCACCTTGTAGATAACAGGGTATGCAGGATATATGAAGGCACAGATGAGATACTCAAGTTGAAGATTGCATCAAGTTTATTGGGCAAGGATTATAGGGCATATGGATGATGAGTTGCTGCTGATAGATCATATTGAAAGATGGAATTAAACATCTCAACAATGATGAAGAAAGAAGAGAGAGGAAGGGAGAAATGAGAGAGGAAAGGATGAAGGAAGGAGAAGCGTTGAGAGCTAGCATGATGAGCATGATACATGATGTGAATCAACTAACTCAAGCCCCATGAGCATATCCTTCCTAACTCTATGATCCACATCCAAACCTTAAATAGCCTCCTTGAGCACCCTTATGCTCTCCCTCTCTTGGATGGAATCATCCAAGAGATCGATCAGTTCACTATTTTTATCTCCAAGCAAATATTAAATAATAATACCAATAATATAATATAATGTTAAGTTACAATACTAGATGGTTTGATGAATTCATAGGACTAGGTTATAGCCTTCGCCAAGTATATCCATGTATACTTTTATTATTCAACGATAAAAAGAGGTTAAAGGAGGCATGGGACAAGATTATCAAATTGTGGCCAGATGATGAGATAAAGATAAGGTTTGTAGAGGTTGGGGTTAAGATAAAAGATGGTGATGATGGTATGAGAGAAGAGGAGGTTAAGACGGATGGGGTAGATGAGGGTAGAGATTATAAGAGGGATGAGGTTCATAGCATAGGTAATAAGGAGAAGGGTAAGAAATATGCATTTATAATGTATTGCAGATCAAGAATACTCCAGAATACATGGGTATTCCTCAAGTTACTTGATATATCAGATAACTATAGGAGGTTAAAGGCTGAGTATGATGGGAAGTTGTACGTAGATCTAGCATTGTGTATCACAAAGGGTGAGTCCTATGAACTAGAGATATTCAAGTACAGGAAGAGCGTAAGTGATGTAGCATTCCTATATGGTGGTGTTGATATACTATATAAAGTAGAGGAGAGAGTAGATAGGAAGAGTGGAGAGGGTTATGTGAAGAGTAGTGATGTAAAGGTAGGGAATGAAGATAAACAACCTACAAAAGATTATAATTATTATAATAGTAGTAGTGACGATGATGATAAAGATTATGATACTAACATAGTGAGAGAAGCCATGAAGATCCTTAGCTCATATCTGTAGCCTTTATCATCAATAATACCTTACTTATGCACTCTTCATCAATCTTCCATCCTTTATCATCTATAAGCATTTATCAACCTTATCCATGGTTCCCAACTTATATCATAGAAGAGCAGTGGTTGCCTTATAGGGTAGCTTGTTATGCTCTCTGCAATACCATAATCGTATGTCTTGCTCTTGCCATCATTGGTGATGAATGTTACCCTAAGGAACTTGGATCTCCTTACCTTCACCTCTCTTACATCTATTATTGAGATTAATGGTATCAATACACTATCTTTCTCATTGGATATATCCTCATCGAGGTCCCTCTCAGAGTAGCCCTTTATATTAGATACCTTAACTATCCTCTCATCAAGATCTATATACCTACTAATCTCATCCCTTGTAACTACCATACGCTTTGCTACAAATACAAGACTCTTATTGGTCATAGCAAGGATCCCCTCCTTACTCCTCTTCAACAATCCCAATAGCCCAGTCTCATTCAACCATACCTTTGGTAGTATGGCTATTATATGCTCATCATCATCAAGATTAACCCTCATCATCTCCTCCTCTATACAAATATCCTCTTCTAAATACACACATCTCCTACCTATACAGCATCTACTAACTGCACTACTGCAACACTGGAATCTCTACTCTTACTGCTTCTCTGCTGGCGAGTCTGTGGTCTTCTCACCATACTCTTTTGAGGATTCGTACGTGAAGCCATATGTACCAGCATGTAAACCCATGGCTATCCTCCTGTATCTATAAGCTCTTTCAGCGAATTGTATAGCAGTTACTATACCTAATGCTACCATCGCCGCTATGAATATTGCTATACCTGCTTCGGCCATAGAATCTATCTGGTTAAGAAAGTTAATATATTTTTATTATTCTTTAACATGTTAGATGTAAATTAACCATATTCATTGAATTCAGGCTAGTATTGTAAAGATCAATTGTTATGGTACTTTTTATTTCTGGTATTAAATGAAAAATATATTCATCCATTAATTCATCTATTTCTGCCTCCTCCTCTTCTCCTCTCCCCTCCCCCCTTCTTATCTCTATCCTTGTCTTTGCGTCTGAAGAACCTATCATATCCCCATCTAGTCACTGCAAATACTCCTATAGCAAAGAATAAACCTCCTATGTATATGAAGAGTAGGTTACCTGTAGATACACCCCACAAGAAGCCTAGTGTAGCGCTAACAAACTGGGATACGATGAATACCATCCATCTATCCATAGCCACTCATCATAATCAGATCACTAAAACAAAGTAAATAAAAACAAAGATGCATTTTAATCGGTAACCTATTATCATCTCCATCATTGTCATCATCAGCATCTTCATTTATCTAGTATCCACATTTAGGCTAAACAAGCAGCCTACTCCTCTGCATACGCCTTCTCTCCTACCTGTGCTATATCAAGCCCGATCTCCTCTTCTCTAGGCGTGACCCTTACTCCTCCAGGCCATATTACATCCTGTATCTTCCATATTAGTAAGGTTATACCAAATGCCCATGCTGCTGCAGCAGCTGCACCTGCTGCATTCTCAGCAAGCTGCATTGGGTTGCCAAAGAATATACCATCATCACCTACTGGGTTTATACGCTTCTCAGCAAACGTACCTGTTAAGAGTGCACCAACAACACCACCCATACCATGTATAGGCCATGTATCAAGGGCATCATCTATCCTGCCTCTATTCTTTATAAGAAGGCAGTAGAAGCATATGGTCCCTGCAGCAAAGCCTATTATTATAGATGCCCATGTACCTACAAAGCCTGAGGCTGGGGTTATAGCTACTAGACCTGCTATAGCACCACTTGCAGCACCAACAGCACTGGTCTTCCCAGTATGTGCCCAGCTCAGGAACATCCACCATAGTGCAGCAACTGCAGTTGCAACGTTTGTATTCTGGAATGCTTGGCTCTCAAGTGCACCAGCTGCCCCTGCACTTCCAGGGTTGAATCCAAACCATCCAAACCATAGAAGGGTTGCTCCAAGTAGTACGAATGGTATTGAGTGTGGTGTGAATGGAACCTTCCCATAGCCTATCCTCCTACCAATATACATTGCAGATGCTAGACCAGCAAAGCCAGATGTTATGTGTATAACAGTGCCTCCAGCAAAGTCAAGTGCACCTAGTGCTGCTAACCAACCAATGGATGTTCCTTGACTTCCCAGTGACCAGTTCCAGTGCCCAACGAAGTCATATACGAACGTACTCCATAGCACTACATGTATCATGAATGCACTCATCTTTACCCTATCTGCATATCCTGCAACTGCTAGTGCAGGTGTTATAGCTGCGAACATCAACTGGAACATCACAAATGCTATATGGGGTATGCTTGGAGCATATACATCTGCTGGTGCATTATGTAGTACGTTGTTGAGCCCTACCCAATCAAACGAACCTATGAACCCATGTCCTGTAGCATCAGGCCCAAATGTGAGTGAGTATCCCCATATCACCCATTGTATGCTTACTATTGCATATACCAAGAATGCTTGAAGTATAACTGTAGCAGCATTCTTCCTCCTAGTCAAACCTCCATATAGGAAGCCTACTCCTCCAGGGGTCATTATCATGACTAGGGCAGCTGCTGTGTACATGAATGCTGTATCCCCAGGATCTATACATGGCAGAGGGTTACCAGAGCAATGATACTCTGTTATCTCCTCAGGCTTGGGGAGGCGCAGTTCACCGAACTGTCCAAACACTTGATTCATACTTAAGCCTACAATCAATGGTACTGCAACTGCTGTAATGAGTAGCACTCTCTTGATTAAAGATATCCTATTCATTAGATTTATAACCAGAATATATTATAAATGATTTTTTCATTTTTATGCAAGTAACTATGATAATAAATATAATCATCATCAGAATATAATATTATAATAAAGAAGTGTTAAGAAACTATCATAGAATGTTTCCTAATAGTATATTTGAAGATCGTCAAAGAAAGCACTAGTATTACTTCTAGCCCATAACCCTACCATACCACTCATGTAGTGCTGATCATACCTCTTTAGGAGAGGTTCACCATCAAGATAGCCTACTATGGCTTGTGTTGATACATGTGCTGTTATATGGTACCATCTATCATTCTCTATACTTACCGATGCATCCTGTAAGCATAGCAGTCTTCCAGGGTCCATCCTGCAGAGTGAGAACCTATCATTTGCTGCATCTATCATGAGGACAAAATAATGTGAAGAGTCTATGAACCTGAATACTAGACCAGCACTTCCATTGCCTGTCATCTTCACATTAACACTTGCTTTAAAGTTGCTGTAAACCCCTTCAGAGTTTATCAGCAGGGAGTAGAGGTAAAATGATGTATCAGCATTGGTATCTGTATCACTACCATCATCGTTACTACTACTGCTGCTATTATCACTAGCATTATCACCATCCTTGCCACTTGAATGCATGATCACATTTGGCTTAGAGTACGCAAGATCATGATCTGCTACTATACTCCAATGCTTATCTGCTGAAGAGAAGCCCTCTGGTATGACCCCTTTTGCATATGAGTCAAAACTCCATGCTCTACTATTCTTGTATGTTCCAGTCTCCTTGGCATAATACACTACTATTGTAATTGCAATTACTGCTATACCTATAACTACAATGTACCTCCTCCTTCTCTCCCTCCTCTCTTTCTCCTTCATCCTCTTCATCCTTAAAGACATGCACCAGACCTCCTACCACAGACCATCATAGCATGCTGCTACCAGACCTTCTCCTCTCTACTCCCTTGCTTCCTTAACTCACTCCATCTACCCCTTGACCAGAAGCCAATCCTTTCCTTATCCTCTGATGGGTAGTAACATAGTTCATTGTATGGGCATGTACTACACATGTTGGATGGCTCAACCACTGGCACTACACCGTTCTTAAGCAGTGTATGCAGTATCCTAACCCTTCGTATAGTCTCTTTATAAAGCGCCTCATTCTTTGGTACTATGAACTCTACCTCATTGCCATCGTTATCAAAGTACGCTATCACCCCTTCCTCCTTGTTGAATATGTGTAGATACGCATTCATCTGCATGAAGTGCTCTGCATATGGGATCTCTGGTAACTCCTTAACTATTCTAAACATCACAACACAGTCATCCTCAACCCTATCTGCAGTGCCTACAAGTCTTATCTTCACATTTTTGCCATAGTTATCATCACTGCTCTCTATGCTCACCTCACCCCTAACGGGCTTTGCAAATGTGTTCAGTATACCTCTCTGTATTATAACCTCAAGCATCTGCTTCTGTGTA includes the following:
- a CDS encoding acyl-CoA dehydrogenase family protein, coding for MEADRLREDVDKFCRELRPIEDLAYLERKHNDMLIPLAKKYNLLGMIVSRDYGGRDADNITYIKALERIGMEGSGIRSFFSVHTSLAQRLLMRYGSEEQKERYLKPSARGDKIFAFALTEPDAGSNPLEMKTTYHSVEDVDGHYYLLNGTKYLITNATIADAIIVFAKDSSNSMRMSAFIVDADREGIEREPLVAKMGTPTTDTGMFELKDYKVPRGNLIGKEGEGWKIAKEALIDGRLSVAAGCVGSIKDCLIEAVRYAKERVQYGKPIGKHQLVQEHIAMIELDYKAARSMVRHALLMKERWDREPGDEVKKRAADLAVAEAKLFAVNAAYDAADRALQIYGGRGWSYLYRPARHLVDNRVCRIYEGTDEILKLKIASSLLGKDYRAYG
- a CDS encoding DUF6537 domain-containing protein, with protein sequence MLSSRLRVYRVLVPSVGGQGGGTISEVLYRAVIIERERIAKENGMLDRIAYRTDLEYRYMIPGLAQRNGSVYSAVAFVSPLEFELPERVVIAERFHTASVDVMVAQELAEAVRFAGDGLLKADSTAIVNEHRFLTTVEKMPITKNLIPVDEQIAVLKRLVGRYLGIDAHELALAHGMKPVYANTILLGALAASNALPISKDSYIDAIEERFSGKVMDDNIEAFKIGYKHIMMMLLEDSNRDAGVMMMRKKREVTADTTDITEQSMEEILSRNHRRVMLSRGKRDADRYVELIKRLSANNNNNDSSNNDRSIPDTLIKIIAEGIGQLVEFEGWHHADRYMRMVLAIINIDRERGDGTFRLSRIYAMHLAGRLMRWEGPFEVARIKSRKVITDTLHYRDAYGKGKDVIVKVEALLQPNVEEMYGMVPKRIHDTICRLIPSWPEYIERRRYDGKPISIDLTSIGGYIRLWLLWKLSFMHKHSVRYNKEMEFVEHFTRVVKDLAMIDYELACMVADYAQYIRGFAHVRARNIDIFNTLVEYVVRKGLEMDDALAYTDHRITKASLRAAMNLITLDGEGKDKVIKFMDELYTLFKDGEYNKIYARLAMRQLVPL
- a CDS encoding CoxG family protein, with translation MHIELERRYAFDGIEPNTLWSRLKDVQRIARCIPHAEDVYVEGSILKAKVKPPYSFIRGRLSIESEILSIDEDMKQLKVKVKGSSIGSSFDAMLMISFMQDCLIASVVADTHGLLRTVPRSLIQKVTEDAADMFMSCIKAGISVG
- a CDS encoding acyl-CoA dehydrogenase family protein; translation: MTLFKQELRQALSIFYQPKSDHALQLLESLGDIMERYVMPDARRIDAEGVFPIESVKRLSDHGFCKIPFKARYGGFELPYPIYISALEMLGMACASTGLSLAIHCTVCSGIEMFGNEEQKERYLKPLIDGRMLGAFALTEPEAGSDAKAVKTRARLDGDGKNSNYYIIDGRKRFITNGGVADVYFVFAVTDNGYSLFLVDKDSPGLKVGRCMDKMGVRGSPLVELQLDECMVPRENLVGEEGKGYHYAMEMLHTGRIGIAALSVGIAQIAFEKSLEYSKRRQAFGKPIAEFQMIREKLADMHMMISAARYLTLSAAWAKHNGLDDYALKAAEAKLFASETAKMVSDEAIQIHGAYGYVDEFDVNRHWRDARMMSIGEGTSEIMRLIISHRLLRRSDESDS
- a CDS encoding indolepyruvate ferredoxin oxidoreductase subunit alpha, whose protein sequence is MITRERYIPPKGAEDRIRKRRDTLDLLLARKGERIVVDAPLAIIRAALESGISYAAGYPGAPTADLIDMLSESSTLLKDLGIFFESSTNEASAATKLLASVYDRIHGFVNWKVVGTNVAADVLAHITSSGTVGSAVIVVGEDYETESTTVEMKSYMYGKGFAIPVIDPIGSPMHVYRLAKHAFRLSEYSNMPVMLLLRPMAANCIGSIVCEDDIKRPEVSVKDRKSIWEPDLSRYTLTDTAKLHAVEKYSERIPRAMDYIASNRLNDYIIGDSREEKSGSRNSISSSKGSNIGFITHGGIFNSFITAMYELGRADVSGSCVYDLLNLNVVYPIVPEEIIRFAADKEMLFIVEEGAPFYIEESIRSILHAAGINSKVYGKMSNGGFIPPTGALDVDALLESLSRMLSLVEPYYTMPRERLSEIMKHKERAIRSTLKVRVARNPTFCTGCPERPIFTAIRWLDERFGRSIYTGDSGCYTMARLPPFEASDTFTGMGTSLDSALGLSKLYKRRVIAVMGDGTFFHRGVTNVDNLLYNISNDSDVNIIFIIFENYWTAMTGHQPNPASKVHSTTTATTQGEPLSMNYAGEFPTRASIESILRAHGVRWIRRVNPFDFYSTLETMLEAYMVEKGVRVIICDGECTLARMRREQPVIESMIDKGRRVEQVKYRIDEEICSGCFPCEKYSGCPSVTMVKNPNPLRTGYIKQTEDTCTGCGICGITSIFGLCPSTYRVRIVYNPTRWERFMHRLNMYAIRMLMGRGAKVDGWKVESRGEKGMMGRQDGVGGGI